The DNA segment CTAGTCCCGGCGGATTTGACAGTAGGGCAATTTGTGTATGTGATTCGCAAAAGAATCAAACTGAGCGCAGAGAAGGCTATCTTTATATTTGTCGACAATGTTCTTCCTCCAACaggtaaaaataaaacagaaaatatatgtCTGCTTATGATCatcatctttttaaaacaagCAAAAGAAGACACTGATGTTTGATAACACTTATGCAGGTGCGTTGATGTCTGCAGTGTACGAAGATAAAAAGGAGGAGGATGGGTTCCTCTATGTCACTTACAGCGGGGAGAACACATTTGGATATGGATCTCCGTAGAAGCTCTCTCTCTTGCTGGATAATTTCATTCTACCTTCTTTCTGTACTTCGCATATCATCTTCTTATTAGTTATTTAAGCAAGCAATCAGCCTATGTACTTCCCTAAGGACGTTCGATTGGGCGTTGATGTGTACAGAAAACATGAAATAATGTATATAAACTATGctctaataataatatattttagtttcttCAAATAATCTGAAAACATGCTTTCTATGAACCGTCATCCCAACttgactgttttttttttatgtctttCACTCTGTTAGTCAGCATCACATGATGGCACATGGTAGTTACATAGGCACAGAGAAGGGAACCGCAGCACAAGGAATTGTGCCACGTGGCGAACACGGGGTACCGAGTGCCG comes from the Raphanus sativus cultivar WK10039 unplaced genomic scaffold, ASM80110v3 Scaffold2505, whole genome shotgun sequence genome and includes:
- the LOC108831184 gene encoding autophagy-related protein 8f isoform X2; translation: MAKSTFKQEHDLEKRSAEAARIREKYPDRIPVIVEKAEKSDIPTIDKKKYLVPADLTVGQFVYVIRKRIKLSAEKAIFIFVDNVLPPTGALMSAVYEDKKEEDGFLYVTYSGENTFGYGSP